The proteins below come from a single Triticum aestivum cultivar Chinese Spring chromosome 5D, IWGSC CS RefSeq v2.1, whole genome shotgun sequence genomic window:
- the LOC123125189 gene encoding transcription factor MYC2, with the protein MDDELLSPCSSFFPVSPPSGQFEHHHHQFIEFTSCEVPEQWLLGDVVVPAKSEDAGDLWPAGSLLSPDSELSELPAVSLPASTESTPRPAAKRRGRKPGPRPEGPTVSHVEAERQRRDKLNRRFCDLRAAVPTVSRMDKASLLADAAAYIAELRARVARLEDESKQAAAARWDTNSASRSGGGASLQHFLAGDETVEVRMVGRDAAAVRVTTAAGSAPYAPARLMSALRSLELQVQHACVSRVQGATVQDVVVDVPTALQHDDGAALRSALLQRLRDSA; encoded by the coding sequence ATGGACGACGAGCTgctctccccgtgctcctccttCTTCCCGGTCTCGCCGCCGTCCGGGCAGttcgagcaccaccaccaccagttcaTCGAGTTCACCTCCTGCGAGGTCCCCGAGCAATGGCTGCTCGGCGACGTCGTCGTCCCGGCCAAGAGCGAGGACGCGGGGGACCTGTGGCCCGCGGGGTCCCTGCTGTCCCCGGACTCCGAGCTCTCGGAGCTGCCGGCGGTGAGCCTCCCTGCCTCCACGGAGTCGACGCCGCGGCCGGCGGCCAAGCGGCGTGGGAGGAAGCCCGGGCCACGCCCCGAGGGCCCCACTGTCAGCCACGTGGAGGCCGAGCGGCAGCGCCGCGACAAACTGAACCGCCGCTTCTGCGACCTCCGCGCTGCCGTCCCCACCGTGTCCCGCATGGACAAGGCCTCCCTCCTCGCCGACGCCGCCGCATACATTGCCGAGCTGCGCGCCCGTGTGGCCCGGCTCGAGGACGAGAGCAAGCAGGCGGCCGCCGCGAGGTGGGACACTAACTCGGCGTCCCGCAGCGGTGGCGGCGCCTCCTTGCAGCACTTTCTAGCCGGCGACGAGACGGTGGAGGTGCGGATGGTGGGGCGAGACGCCGCCGCAGTGCGCGTGACCACGGCCGCGGGGTCCGCTCCGTACGCGCCGGCGAGGCTGATGAGCGCGCTCCGCTCGCTTGAGCTGCAGGTGCAGCACGCGTGCGTGAGCCGCGTGCAGGGCGCGACGGTGCAGGACGTCGTGGTGGACGTGCCCACCGCGCTGCAGCATGATGACGGCGCCGCCCTCCGCTCCGCGCTGCTCCAGCGGCTACGCGACAGCGCCTAG